A part of Haloarchaeobius sp. HME9146 genomic DNA contains:
- a CDS encoding SprT-like domain-containing protein produces the protein MHETGTPDPDTPADLCAWAKTYASTVDIDVDLDRVDWEVSKRAKRRAGACRYQPGDETCTIVLTWQAYRAFGWRQFTDTIRHELVHAWEFQQFGESGHGARFRQKAAELDAPRHCETFSEPRYVLRCSASDCDWRAARHRASNPVKQPADGYRCGVCQSRYVVEHVDSGETWRTEKGYQQARAELGDDW, from the coding sequence GTGCACGAGACCGGCACCCCAGACCCCGACACGCCCGCGGACCTCTGTGCCTGGGCAAAGACGTACGCCAGCACGGTCGACATCGACGTGGACCTGGACCGTGTGGACTGGGAGGTGTCGAAGCGGGCGAAGCGCCGGGCGGGGGCGTGTCGCTACCAGCCCGGCGACGAGACCTGCACCATCGTCCTCACCTGGCAGGCCTACCGTGCCTTCGGCTGGCGACAGTTCACCGACACCATCCGGCACGAACTGGTCCACGCCTGGGAGTTCCAGCAGTTCGGCGAGTCGGGACACGGCGCGCGCTTCCGCCAGAAGGCCGCGGAACTCGACGCCCCGCGACACTGCGAGACGTTCTCGGAGCCGCGGTACGTCCTGCGCTGTTCGGCGAGCGACTGCGACTGGCGGGCGGCCAGGCACCGCGCCTCGAACCCGGTGAAACAGCCTGCCGACGGCTACCGGTGTGGCGTCTGCCAGTCTCGATACGTGGTCGAACACGTCGACTCGGGTGAGACCTGGCGGACCGAGAAGGGGTACCAGCAGGCGAGGGCGGAACTGGGCGACGACTGGTAG
- a CDS encoding 2-amino-3,7-dideoxy-D-threo-hept-6-ulosonate synthase — protein MNTDTGIQTRLDRIGTDGKYVIVPMDHGITLGAVQGLKDIESTIDAVTRGGADAVLTQKGIAPRVHEHKNGAGYIVHLNASTVIGPDANDKRMTGTVKEAIRVGADAVSFHINVGSNYEPGQIEELSKVTAEAADYGIPVLAMAYARGPDIESDDPEALGHAVRLAEEVGADIVKTGYSGDGDSFKHVTESTRLPVVIAGGAKGTDRETVEMVRGAMDGGAAGVSMGRSIFQHDSPESIARAVSAIVHDDVSVDEALKRGGFAMEV, from the coding sequence ATGAACACAGACACAGGAATCCAGACACGGTTGGACCGTATCGGGACAGATGGGAAGTACGTCATCGTCCCGATGGACCACGGTATCACACTCGGTGCAGTACAGGGACTGAAAGACATCGAATCGACCATCGACGCGGTAACACGCGGCGGTGCAGACGCCGTCCTCACGCAGAAGGGCATCGCCCCCCGCGTCCACGAGCACAAGAACGGGGCGGGCTACATCGTCCACCTCAACGCCTCGACGGTCATCGGCCCCGACGCCAACGACAAACGCATGACGGGCACCGTGAAAGAGGCCATCCGGGTCGGTGCCGACGCCGTCTCCTTCCACATCAACGTCGGCTCGAACTACGAACCCGGCCAGATCGAGGAACTCTCGAAGGTCACCGCCGAGGCCGCCGACTACGGTATCCCGGTCCTCGCGATGGCCTACGCCCGCGGCCCCGACATCGAGAGCGACGACCCCGAGGCGCTCGGCCACGCGGTCCGCCTCGCCGAGGAGGTCGGTGCGGACATCGTCAAGACGGGCTACTCCGGCGACGGCGACTCCTTCAAGCACGTCACCGAATCGACGCGGCTCCCGGTCGTCATCGCCGGCGGCGCGAAAGGCACCGACCGCGAGACCGTCGAGATGGTCCGCGGCGCGATGGACGGCGGCGCAGCAGGCGTCTCGATGGGTCGCTCTATCTTCCAGCACGACTCGCCGGAGAGCATCGCTCGTGCCGTCTCGGCCATCGTCCACGACGACGTGAGCGTCGACGAGGCGCTCAAGCGCGGCGGTTTCGCGATGGAAGTCTAA
- the trpA gene encoding tryptophan synthase subunit alpha gives MSDLADAFDEPAFVPYLCVGDPSVERTREYVKALERGGADVIELGLPFSEPIAEGPTIQASVVRALEAGVTPDVYFDFVESLDVEVPLVCMTYYNLIYQYGEDEGPEPFVKRAAEVGISGFVVPDLPAEESDPLREACDEYGLDLVFIIAPTTRGERLERMMEQTSGYVYVQARLGTTGARDDVSDQTADSLSRICQYDIPKAVGFGVSTGDHAKRIVAGGADGVIVGSALVDIVAEYGDPEGDDVPQRLEEKARELAEGVRAGYAQGVPEPEGT, from the coding sequence ATGAGCGACCTCGCCGACGCCTTCGACGAACCCGCCTTCGTCCCGTACCTCTGCGTGGGCGACCCGAGCGTCGAGCGCACCCGCGAGTACGTGAAGGCGCTCGAACGCGGCGGGGCCGACGTCATCGAACTCGGCCTCCCGTTCTCGGAACCCATCGCGGAGGGGCCGACCATCCAGGCCTCGGTCGTCCGCGCACTCGAAGCCGGCGTCACGCCCGACGTGTACTTCGACTTCGTCGAGTCGCTCGACGTCGAGGTGCCGCTGGTCTGTATGACCTACTACAACCTCATCTACCAGTACGGCGAGGACGAGGGCCCGGAACCCTTCGTGAAGCGCGCCGCCGAGGTCGGTATCTCGGGCTTCGTCGTGCCGGACCTGCCGGCCGAGGAGTCCGACCCGCTCCGCGAGGCGTGTGACGAGTACGGGCTCGACCTCGTCTTCATCATCGCGCCGACGACCCGCGGCGAGCGCCTCGAACGCATGATGGAACAGACCTCGGGCTACGTGTACGTGCAGGCGCGACTCGGCACGACAGGGGCCAGAGACGACGTGAGTGACCAGACGGCCGATTCTCTCAGTCGCATCTGTCAGTACGATATCCCCAAGGCCGTCGGCTTCGGTGTTTCGACCGGAGACCATGCCAAGCGAATCGTGGCCGGCGGGGCCGACGGCGTCATCGTCGGCAGCGCCCTCGTGGACATCGTCGCCGAGTACGGCGACCCGGAGGGCGACGACGTCCCCCAGCGCCTCGAGGAGAAGGCGAGAGAACTCGCAGAGGGCGTCCGGGCCGGTTACGCGCAAGGAGTACCCGAACCAGAAGGGACATAA
- the trpB gene encoding tryptophan synthase subunit beta yields MSTDDDGTTTEESTLDRPGTFGRYGGQYVPEALMPAIQELEDAYQRYVLENEDGFMDEFRRRLRDFGGRPTPLQRADRLSEEYGIEVYLKREDLLHGGAHKLNNALGQVLLAKYMGKERIVAETGAGQHGTATAMAAAHLDFPCEIYMGTRDIARQRPNVFRMRLNGAEVNPVTAGRGTLKEAINETMRDWATNVEDTHYVIGSVVGPHPFPSMVRDFQAVISEEARRQIQEQAGRLPDSVVACAGGGSNTMGTFANFVADEDVDLFAVEAGGSSLEVDDETGVAPNSASLSTGSEGILHGARTKLLQDRDGNIVESHSISSGLDYAGVGPELAYLVDEGRVTPVNVDDDAALASFHHLSQHEGIIPALESAHAVAFAAEHPDQLGEVTIINVSGRGDKDLEAVIEETEKRNIPGAPDMDVFEEVGGGL; encoded by the coding sequence ATGAGTACTGACGACGACGGGACGACGACCGAGGAATCGACACTCGACCGACCGGGCACGTTCGGCCGCTACGGCGGCCAGTACGTCCCGGAAGCCCTGATGCCTGCGATCCAGGAACTCGAAGACGCCTACCAGCGCTACGTACTGGAGAACGAGGACGGCTTCATGGACGAGTTCCGCCGCCGGCTTCGCGACTTCGGCGGCCGCCCGACCCCGCTCCAGCGGGCCGACCGCCTCAGCGAGGAATACGGGATAGAGGTGTACCTCAAGCGCGAGGACCTGCTCCACGGGGGCGCACACAAGCTGAACAACGCGCTCGGACAGGTGCTCCTCGCGAAGTACATGGGCAAGGAACGCATCGTCGCCGAGACCGGCGCGGGCCAGCACGGCACTGCGACGGCCATGGCGGCGGCCCACCTCGACTTCCCCTGTGAGATATACATGGGGACCCGCGACATCGCCCGCCAGCGCCCCAACGTCTTCCGGATGCGCCTGAACGGGGCCGAGGTCAACCCAGTCACGGCCGGGCGTGGCACCCTCAAGGAGGCCATCAACGAGACGATGCGCGACTGGGCGACCAACGTCGAGGACACCCACTACGTCATCGGGTCTGTCGTGGGACCACACCCGTTCCCGTCGATGGTGCGTGACTTCCAGGCCGTCATCAGCGAGGAGGCTCGCCGCCAGATACAGGAACAGGCGGGTCGGCTGCCGGATTCGGTCGTCGCCTGCGCGGGCGGCGGCTCGAACACGATGGGCACCTTCGCGAACTTCGTCGCCGACGAAGACGTGGACCTGTTCGCCGTCGAGGCGGGCGGGTCCTCGCTGGAGGTCGACGACGAGACGGGCGTCGCCCCGAACTCGGCGTCGCTCTCGACCGGCTCCGAAGGGATTCTCCACGGGGCCCGGACGAAGCTCCTGCAGGACCGAGACGGGAACATCGTCGAGAGCCACAGCATCTCCTCTGGCCTGGACTACGCCGGCGTCGGCCCGGAGCTCGCCTACCTCGTCGACGAGGGACGGGTGACTCCGGTGAACGTCGACGACGACGCGGCGCTCGCCTCCTTCCACCATCTGAGTCAGCACGAGGGCATCATCCCCGCACTGGAGTCCGCCCACGCGGTCGCGTTCGCGGCCGAACACCCGGACCAGCTGGGAGAGGTGACCATCATCAACGTCTCCGGCCGCGGTGACAAGGACCTCGAGGCGGTCATCGAGGAGACGGAGAAGCGGAACATCCCCGGGGCACCGGACATGGACGTCTTCGAGGAAGTCGGAGGTGGCCTATGA
- the trpC gene encoding indole-3-glycerol phosphate synthase yields MNATEDIAPAVQSILDAAARRETPDGRVSVESRSLVDGLAAAAADGRIPVIAEVKPTSPTTEGSRTDDPVELARQMVAGGAAAISVLTEPEHFGGSTENLERIREAVDVPVLRKDFLLEEAHLDAVEADAVLLIVRFLDDLEGMLQAARDRGFEPLVEVHTLAELETAVDAGATLVGVNNRDLAKLVVDLDTFESIAPHVPDDVTLLAESGITTPADARRMRDAGADGLLVGSAIMDGDVETNTRDLVNA; encoded by the coding sequence ATGAACGCTACTGAGGATATTGCGCCAGCAGTCCAGTCGATTCTGGACGCTGCGGCGCGGCGAGAGACGCCTGACGGGCGCGTCTCGGTGGAATCGCGGTCGCTCGTCGATGGGCTCGCGGCCGCCGCGGCCGACGGGCGGATACCCGTCATCGCGGAGGTGAAGCCGACGAGTCCGACGACAGAGGGCTCGCGGACCGACGACCCGGTCGAGCTGGCGAGACAGATGGTCGCGGGCGGCGCGGCCGCCATCTCGGTTCTCACGGAGCCGGAACACTTCGGCGGGAGCACGGAGAACCTCGAACGCATCCGCGAGGCGGTCGACGTCCCCGTGCTCCGCAAGGACTTCCTGCTGGAGGAGGCCCACCTCGATGCCGTCGAGGCCGACGCGGTGTTGCTCATCGTGCGGTTCCTCGACGACCTCGAGGGGATGCTCCAGGCGGCCCGCGACCGTGGCTTCGAGCCGCTGGTCGAGGTGCACACGCTGGCCGAGCTGGAGACCGCCGTCGACGCCGGGGCGACGCTGGTGGGCGTGAACAACCGCGACCTCGCGAAACTGGTCGTGGACCTCGACACATTCGAGTCCATCGCGCCCCACGTTCCGGACGACGTGACACTGCTCGCCGAATCCGGAATCACGACGCCGGCGGACGCGCGGCGGATGCGCGACGCTGGTGCGGACGGACTGCTCGTCGGCAGCGCGATCATGGACGGAGACGTGGAGACGAACACACGCGACCTGGTGAACGCATGA
- a CDS encoding triacylglycerol lipase, translating to MSTAITTPATRRIASVTLALVLLVGAVGPAAATADSGPDNDPVLFVHGFFDTHDTPWWDLAEHRLVERGYDPGNVHVLDLGSIPGTTVHSPEDYAQVVCDRVQEIAAETGSEVDIVAHSMGGLDSRYCVEKLGGNVHVDDLITLGTPHQGTYAAYLAYLTPGGYDMVPGSDFLTDLNDGTLAKGVEYTAIWSDSDEIINPDEYAKLPADSMDSVAEARNINRHWELHLQLAWDEDVFEVWYQYLD from the coding sequence ATGTCAACAGCCATCACGACTCCAGCGACACGACGAATCGCCTCTGTGACACTCGCACTCGTGCTGCTCGTCGGCGCGGTCGGCCCGGCAGCCGCGACCGCCGATTCCGGGCCGGACAACGACCCGGTCCTGTTCGTTCACGGGTTCTTCGACACCCACGACACGCCCTGGTGGGACCTCGCCGAGCATCGCCTCGTCGAGCGCGGCTACGACCCCGGGAACGTCCACGTCCTCGACCTCGGCTCCATCCCCGGGACGACCGTCCACTCACCAGAGGACTACGCGCAGGTCGTCTGTGACCGCGTTCAGGAGATCGCCGCCGAGACGGGGAGCGAGGTCGACATCGTCGCCCACTCGATGGGCGGCCTCGACTCCCGGTACTGCGTCGAGAAGCTCGGCGGGAACGTCCACGTCGACGACCTCATCACCCTCGGCACGCCGCACCAGGGGACCTACGCCGCCTACCTCGCGTACCTCACGCCCGGCGGCTACGACATGGTCCCCGGCAGTGACTTCCTCACCGACCTGAACGACGGCACCCTCGCGAAAGGTGTCGAGTACACCGCCATCTGGAGCGACAGCGACGAGATAATCAACCCCGACGAGTACGCCAAGCTCCCCGCCGACTCCATGGACTCGGTCGCCGAGGCCCGGAACATCAACCGACACTGGGAACTTCACCTCCAGCTCGCCTGGGACGAGGACGTCTTCGAGGTCTGGTACCAGTATCTGGACTGA
- a CDS encoding MGMT family protein — translation MDDAGIYARHYPFLERYVQLGVASGRVISVSFPEQPDDGAGDDHPLLDRIQTYFDGVQKVNFDDVTVALTLPTDQREVLETLRENVPYGEQLDVKQLARMTPGLDAEDEDDLILVRTALDANPAPLLIPCHRVRDGPSAAPPEVEQRLRSVEEL, via the coding sequence ATGGACGACGCGGGAATCTACGCGAGGCACTACCCCTTTCTGGAGCGATACGTGCAACTCGGCGTCGCGAGCGGGCGCGTCATCTCGGTCTCGTTCCCGGAACAACCAGACGACGGCGCGGGCGATGACCACCCACTCCTCGACCGCATCCAGACCTACTTCGATGGGGTCCAGAAGGTGAACTTCGACGACGTGACGGTCGCACTCACCCTCCCGACCGACCAGCGCGAGGTCTTAGAGACCTTACGCGAGAACGTCCCGTACGGTGAGCAACTGGACGTGAAACAGCTCGCCCGCATGACGCCCGGGCTCGACGCCGAGGACGAGGACGACCTCATCCTCGTCCGGACCGCACTCGACGCGAATCCCGCGCCCCTGCTCATCCCGTGTCACCGCGTCCGGGACGGGCCGAGCGCCGCCCCGCCGGAGGTCGAACAGCGCCTGCGCTCGGTCGAAGAACTCTGA
- a CDS encoding CPBP family intramembrane glutamic endopeptidase, which yields MTTTDPALPTPEELDAHAREQFAEHEGLYEEWVAEQGDEWATERQDQWLADNAPDRAQHELSTGLLLANVALTQGLFLAILVGAAVLAHVPPAALGVAWGHFSLPALAVGVGLGVALYVANQVGTSVSARFDIETGEELRALLAPDTPQGWVVLLAGVLPLVAVFEEFMFRAVLVGALAVGFGVSPWLLAVVSSLAFAVGHGVQGPAGVAITGTLGFVLAAVFILTGSLLAVVVAHYLVNALEFVVHEGLGVEWT from the coding sequence GTGACGACCACGGACCCTGCACTGCCCACGCCCGAGGAACTCGACGCGCACGCCCGCGAGCAGTTCGCCGAACACGAGGGACTGTACGAGGAGTGGGTTGCCGAGCAGGGCGACGAGTGGGCAACCGAGCGCCAGGACCAGTGGCTGGCCGATAACGCGCCCGACCGGGCACAGCACGAGCTCTCGACCGGCCTGCTGCTGGCGAACGTCGCACTCACGCAGGGGCTGTTCCTCGCGATACTCGTCGGGGCAGCGGTGCTGGCGCACGTTCCACCGGCCGCCCTGGGCGTGGCCTGGGGACACTTCAGCCTGCCAGCACTGGCGGTGGGTGTCGGCCTCGGCGTCGCGCTCTACGTCGCGAACCAGGTCGGTACGTCCGTCTCTGCGCGCTTCGACATCGAGACCGGTGAGGAACTGCGGGCACTGCTCGCCCCCGACACGCCGCAGGGCTGGGTCGTCCTGCTCGCCGGGGTGCTCCCGCTGGTCGCGGTGTTCGAGGAGTTCATGTTCCGGGCCGTGCTCGTCGGGGCGCTCGCGGTCGGCTTCGGTGTGTCGCCGTGGCTACTGGCCGTCGTCTCGTCGCTGGCGTTCGCGGTCGGCCACGGCGTGCAGGGACCGGCTGGGGTCGCCATCACGGGCACCCTGGGGTTCGTCCTCGCGGCGGTGTTCATCCTCACGGGCAGCCTGCTGGCCGTGGTCGTGGCGCACTATCTGGTGAACGCACTGGAGTTCGTCGTCCACGAGGGACTGGGCGTGGAGTGGACGTGA
- the lonB gene encoding ATP-dependent protease LonB, with translation MSNDSDTTDGIPETVEETEADGDSESGETEMPGVPKDEHPDPVVPDDSPSEDGDSIERLGSDVEVDIGADIDEDVAEDDLLGGLQIDSTEEIEVPERLVDQVIGQDEARDIVKKAAKQRRHVMMIGSPGTGKSMLAKAMSQLLPKEDLQDILVYHNPDDGNEPKVRTVPAGKGDQIIEAYKDEARKRNQMRSFLMLIIMAVVLVYAVVTRNLLLGILAAGVVYLAFRYSGRSSDSMIPNLIVNNAEQQTAPFEDATGAHAGALLGDVRHDPFQSGGMETPSHDRVEPGAIHKANKGVLFIDEINTLDIRSQQKLMTAIQEGEFSITGQSERSSGAMVQTEPVPCDFIMVAAGNLDAMENMHPALRSRIKGYGYEVYMDDTIEDTPEMRRKYARFVAQEVAKDGRLPSFTRDAVEEIILEARRRAGRKGHLTLELRNLGGLVRVSGDIARAEDKENTDREDVLRAKRRSRSIEQQLADDYIERRKDYELTVSSGDVVGRVNGLAVMGEDSGIVLPVMAEVVPAQGQGKVIATGKLQEMAEEAVQNVSAIIKKFSDEDISEKDIHIQFVQAGQQGVDGDSASITVAAAVISALEDVPVDQSMAMTGSLSVRGDVLPVGGVTHKIEAAAKAGLDRVIIPKANEQDVMIEDEYKEQIEIIPVSHISEVLEVALVGETEKDSLVDRLKSITGSALEHNVGRSGGSPSPQ, from the coding sequence ATGAGCAACGACAGTGACACCACCGACGGAATCCCGGAGACGGTCGAGGAGACCGAGGCTGACGGGGATTCCGAGTCGGGCGAGACGGAGATGCCGGGCGTCCCGAAGGACGAGCACCCGGACCCCGTCGTCCCCGACGATTCCCCCTCCGAGGACGGTGACTCCATCGAACGACTGGGTAGCGACGTGGAAGTCGACATCGGTGCCGACATCGACGAAGATGTCGCCGAGGACGACCTCCTCGGTGGCCTCCAGATCGACAGCACCGAAGAGATCGAGGTGCCAGAGCGCCTCGTCGACCAGGTCATCGGCCAGGACGAGGCCCGTGACATCGTCAAGAAAGCTGCCAAGCAGCGCCGGCACGTGATGATGATCGGCTCCCCGGGTACCGGGAAGTCGATGCTGGCGAAGGCGATGTCCCAGCTCCTCCCGAAGGAGGACCTCCAGGACATCCTCGTCTACCACAACCCGGACGACGGCAACGAGCCGAAGGTCCGAACCGTTCCCGCGGGCAAGGGCGACCAGATCATCGAGGCGTACAAGGACGAGGCCCGAAAGCGCAACCAGATGCGCTCGTTCCTGATGCTCATCATCATGGCCGTCGTCCTCGTGTACGCGGTCGTCACCCGCAACCTGCTGCTGGGTATCCTCGCAGCCGGTGTCGTCTACCTCGCGTTCCGCTACTCCGGTCGCTCGAGCGACTCGATGATTCCGAACCTCATCGTGAACAACGCGGAACAGCAGACCGCGCCGTTCGAGGACGCGACGGGCGCGCACGCCGGTGCGCTGCTGGGCGACGTCCGCCACGACCCGTTCCAGTCCGGTGGGATGGAGACGCCGAGCCACGACCGCGTCGAGCCCGGTGCCATCCACAAGGCGAACAAGGGCGTGCTGTTCATCGACGAGATCAACACCCTCGACATCCGGTCCCAGCAGAAGCTGATGACCGCCATCCAGGAGGGCGAGTTCTCCATCACGGGCCAGTCCGAGCGCTCCTCGGGTGCGATGGTCCAGACCGAGCCCGTCCCCTGTGACTTCATCATGGTCGCCGCGGGGAACCTCGACGCGATGGAGAACATGCACCCCGCACTCCGCAGCCGTATCAAGGGATACGGGTACGAGGTCTACATGGACGACACCATCGAGGACACGCCCGAGATGCGCCGCAAGTACGCGCGCTTCGTGGCACAGGAGGTCGCCAAGGACGGCCGCCTCCCGTCGTTCACCCGCGACGCCGTCGAGGAGATCATCCTCGAAGCCCGCCGCCGTGCGGGCCGCAAGGGGCACCTGACCCTCGAACTGCGTAACCTCGGTGGCCTGGTGCGTGTCTCCGGTGACATCGCACGCGCCGAGGACAAGGAGAACACGGACCGCGAGGACGTGCTCCGCGCCAAGCGCCGCAGCCGCTCCATCGAGCAGCAGCTGGCCGACGACTACATCGAGCGCCGCAAGGACTACGAGCTGACCGTCTCCTCCGGCGACGTGGTCGGCCGTGTCAACGGCCTCGCGGTCATGGGCGAGGACAGCGGTATCGTCCTCCCCGTCATGGCCGAGGTCGTCCCGGCACAGGGCCAGGGTAAGGTTATCGCGACCGGGAAGCTCCAGGAGATGGCCGAGGAGGCGGTGCAGAACGTCTCCGCCATCATCAAGAAGTTCTCCGACGAGGACATCTCGGAGAAGGACATCCACATCCAGTTCGTCCAGGCGGGCCAGCAGGGTGTCGACGGTGACTCCGCGTCCATCACGGTCGCGGCCGCGGTCATCTCGGCGCTCGAAGACGTGCCCGTCGACCAGTCGATGGCGATGACCGGCTCGCTGTCGGTCCGGGGCGACGTGCTCCCCGTCGGTGGGGTGACCCACAAGATAGAGGCCGCGGCGAAGGCCGGTCTCGACCGGGTCATCATCCCGAAGGCGAACGAGCAGGACGTGATGATCGAGGACGAGTACAAGGAGCAGATCGAGATCATCCCGGTCAGCCACATCAGCGAGGTCCTCGAGGTGGCCCTCGTGGGCGAGACCGAGAAGGACTCGCTCGTCGACCGCCTGAAGTCCATCACGGGCTCGGCGCTCGAACACAACGTCGGTCGAAGCGGCGGGTCTCCGAGCCCGCAGTAG
- a CDS encoding nicotinamide-nucleotide adenylyltransferase gives MTRGFYIGRFQPYHNGHHSMVKTIAEEVDELVLGIGSAGDSHSTHDPFTAGERIMMLTKSLQEFDLTTYSVPIEDLDRNSVWVSHVQSMSPSFDVAYSNNPLVIRLFEEAGIEVRQSPMFNRDVLEGTEVRERMIQGKDWESLIPDPAVEVIREIDGIGRIQQVAASDSNGGE, from the coding sequence ATGACCCGCGGATTCTACATCGGGCGGTTCCAGCCGTACCACAACGGCCACCACAGCATGGTGAAGACCATCGCGGAGGAGGTCGACGAACTCGTGCTTGGTATCGGGAGCGCGGGGGACTCCCACAGCACCCACGACCCGTTCACGGCGGGCGAGCGCATCATGATGCTCACGAAGTCGCTCCAGGAGTTCGACCTGACGACGTACTCGGTCCCCATCGAGGACCTGGACCGGAACTCGGTGTGGGTGAGCCACGTCCAGTCCATGTCGCCGTCGTTCGACGTGGCGTACTCCAACAACCCGCTCGTCATCCGGCTGTTCGAGGAGGCCGGCATCGAGGTACGCCAGTCCCCGATGTTCAACCGCGACGTGCTGGAGGGCACCGAGGTCCGCGAGCGCATGATCCAGGGCAAGGACTGGGAGAGCCTCATCCCGGACCCGGCCGTCGAGGTCATCCGCGAGATAGACGGTATCGGCCGCATCCAGCAGGTGGCCGCGAGCGACTCCAACGGCGGGGAATGA
- a CDS encoding S-adenosyl-l-methionine hydroxide adenosyltransferase family protein has protein sequence MITLASDFGSPYPAAMKGVICAHSDARIEDIAHDFPRHDVRAAAFWLRELLPYFPPAVHCVVVDPGVGTDRDAIVLRVGDHALVAPDNGVVLPVARELAGLAPGDSLEHDDVSTFVIDDAEADSTTFHGRDVFAPAAAALHEAGVQNAESLDRLTPTDSANLVDCTLPEANIENGRAEGEILVVDDFGNAITNIPGEFLAGASAVTVNGEHTPVGDTFAAVSEDDRLVTVGSHGYVECDVNQGRGDEAFGLEPGDGVILERC, from the coding sequence ATGATAACGCTCGCTTCCGACTTCGGGTCTCCCTACCCTGCAGCGATGAAGGGCGTCATCTGTGCCCACTCCGACGCTCGCATCGAGGACATCGCCCACGACTTCCCCCGCCACGACGTGCGGGCCGCCGCCTTCTGGCTCCGCGAGCTTCTCCCCTATTTTCCGCCGGCGGTCCACTGCGTCGTCGTCGACCCCGGCGTCGGCACCGACCGCGACGCCATCGTCTTGCGAGTCGGTGACCACGCCCTCGTCGCGCCCGACAACGGGGTAGTCCTGCCGGTCGCCCGCGAGCTGGCTGGACTTGCGCCCGGCGACTCTCTCGAACACGACGACGTGTCCACCTTCGTCATCGACGACGCCGAGGCCGACAGCACCACCTTCCACGGCCGGGACGTGTTCGCCCCGGCAGCCGCCGCTCTCCACGAGGCAGGTGTCCAGAACGCCGAGAGCCTCGACAGGCTCACGCCGACCGATTCTGCGAACCTCGTCGACTGCACGCTCCCCGAGGCCAACATCGAAAACGGCCGGGCTGAAGGCGAAATCCTCGTCGTCGACGACTTCGGGAACGCCATCACGAACATTCCAGGCGAGTTCCTCGCGGGCGCGAGCGCGGTGACGGTAAACGGGGAGCACACACCCGTCGGTGACACCTTCGCCGCCGTCTCCGAGGACGACCGGCTCGTCACCGTCGGCAGCCACGGCTACGTCGAGTGCGACGTGAACCAGGGACGCGGCGACGAGGCCTTCGGACTCGAACCGGGTGACGGGGTCATACTGGAACGATGCTGA
- a CDS encoding trimeric intracellular cation channel family protein, translated as MLTPFAAMNALGTVAFGAAGASKGVEKDLDYLGIAVLGVVTALGGGITRDLLVRKVPGALLSESDMTLALAGVGVAIVLTHLEAGDIADSPLLTIPDAIGLAAFAGTGAIVGYEAGLSPFGVVITATLTGTGGGAIRDLLAQEVPSILHEDFYATCALAGGAAFWVVRELGGPQVWATAASVGLALGLRLAAMRYDWSLPNP; from the coding sequence ATGCTGACCCCCTTCGCCGCGATGAACGCGCTCGGGACCGTCGCGTTCGGGGCTGCTGGCGCGTCCAAGGGCGTCGAGAAGGACCTCGACTACCTTGGTATCGCCGTCCTCGGCGTCGTCACGGCCCTCGGCGGCGGTATCACCCGCGACCTGCTCGTCAGGAAGGTCCCCGGGGCACTGCTCTCCGAATCGGACATGACCCTGGCGCTGGCCGGCGTCGGCGTCGCCATCGTCCTCACGCACCTCGAAGCGGGCGACATCGCGGACTCGCCACTGCTCACGATTCCCGACGCCATCGGCCTCGCCGCCTTCGCCGGGACCGGGGCCATCGTCGGCTACGAGGCCGGGCTCTCGCCCTTCGGCGTGGTCATCACGGCGACCCTGACGGGAACTGGCGGCGGCGCGATTCGGGACTTGCTGGCGCAAGAGGTCCCGAGCATCCTCCACGAGGACTTCTACGCGACCTGCGCGCTGGCCGGCGGGGCCGCCTTCTGGGTCGTTCGAGAACTGGGTGGGCCGCAGGTGTGGGCGACGGCTGCGAGTGTCGGACTCGCGCTGGGCTTGCGGCTTGCGGCGATGCGGTACGACTGGTCGCTTCCGAATCCGTGA